In Pseudofrankia saprophytica, one genomic interval encodes:
- a CDS encoding enoyl-CoA hydratase/isomerase family protein translates to MIDLEIDGGLAVVTVDRPEARNAISPATMDELEKALDAVDASGAHALAVTGGGDRAFISGGDLKELATIRTKEGAVGMALRMRGLCDRIAAFRGPVIAAVNGHALGGGAEIAVAADIRVAVEGAQIGFTQVMLAVMPAWGGAERLAAVVGRGRALMLAGSGTVVDAAEAARLGLVDKVFPRAEFDAGWGALARSLAHRPAAETKRVMSGALGPREVAEAFGDLWVADEHWVEVDKVLNRIRGK, encoded by the coding sequence GTGATCGATCTCGAAATCGACGGGGGCCTCGCGGTCGTCACGGTCGACCGGCCCGAGGCGCGCAACGCCATCTCGCCGGCCACGATGGACGAGCTGGAGAAGGCACTCGACGCCGTCGACGCGTCGGGGGCGCACGCTCTGGCCGTCACCGGCGGTGGCGACCGTGCCTTCATCTCCGGCGGCGACCTCAAGGAGCTCGCCACGATCCGGACGAAGGAAGGCGCCGTCGGCATGGCACTGCGGATGCGCGGGCTGTGCGACCGGATCGCCGCGTTCCGCGGGCCCGTCATCGCCGCGGTCAACGGCCACGCCCTGGGCGGCGGCGCCGAGATCGCGGTCGCGGCCGACATCCGGGTCGCCGTGGAGGGCGCCCAGATCGGCTTCACCCAGGTGATGCTCGCGGTCATGCCGGCCTGGGGCGGCGCCGAGCGCCTGGCCGCCGTCGTCGGGCGCGGCCGTGCCCTCATGCTGGCCGGCTCCGGCACCGTCGTCGACGCGGCGGAGGCCGCGCGCCTGGGCCTGGTCGACAAGGTCTTCCCCCGCGCCGAGTTCGACGCCGGCTGGGGGGCGCTGGCCAGATCCCTGGCCCACCGCCCGGCCGCGGAGACCAAGCGCGTGATGTCCGGCGCCCTCGGCCCTCGGGAGGTCGCCGAGGCCTTCGGCGACCTCTGGGTCGCCGACGAGCACTGGGTCGAGGTCGACAAGGTGCTGAACCGGATCCGCGGCAAGTAA
- a CDS encoding ferredoxin--NADP reductase, whose product MPRPPLFQRATVTRVIEETADARTFALAPVAGPWEYRAGQFCTFKVTVAGEELLRSYSMSSAPETDGELAVTVKRVPAGQVSNWMIDNLAKGDEVELTRPHGVFCLRETDAPLIGFCGGSGITPVISLAKSALASTNRRVRLLCADRDQPAAIFWQALTDLAEQYPDRLSVTRHLDVEKGFLDAEAVRAFLGEDTGADVYICGPTPFMDLVEAAIPAVGKVFIERFGATAPLPPEEDEATGAQAGGTGSAAAASKVVEGSVTIILGRKKVTLPRRPGETFLESARRGGLTPPFSCESGTCATCMAHVEEGEVSMRVNDALTDDEVAEGYVLTCQGLPESDKVVVKYE is encoded by the coding sequence ATGCCGAGACCTCCGCTGTTCCAGCGTGCGACCGTCACCCGGGTGATCGAGGAGACGGCCGACGCGCGAACGTTCGCGCTCGCCCCGGTCGCGGGCCCGTGGGAGTACCGCGCCGGCCAGTTCTGCACGTTCAAGGTCACGGTCGCCGGCGAGGAGCTGCTGCGCAGCTATTCCATGTCGAGCGCGCCGGAGACCGACGGCGAACTCGCGGTGACCGTCAAGCGCGTCCCGGCCGGCCAGGTGTCGAACTGGATGATCGACAACCTGGCCAAGGGCGACGAGGTCGAGCTGACGAGGCCGCACGGCGTCTTCTGCCTGCGCGAGACCGACGCGCCGCTGATCGGCTTCTGCGGCGGCAGCGGGATCACCCCGGTCATCTCCCTGGCCAAGAGCGCGCTCGCCTCGACGAACCGCCGGGTCCGGCTGCTGTGCGCCGATCGCGACCAGCCGGCCGCGATCTTCTGGCAGGCGCTGACCGACCTGGCCGAGCAGTACCCGGACCGGCTGTCGGTCACCCGCCACCTGGACGTCGAGAAGGGCTTCCTCGACGCGGAGGCCGTCCGCGCCTTCCTCGGCGAGGACACCGGCGCCGACGTCTACATCTGCGGCCCGACGCCGTTCATGGACCTGGTCGAGGCCGCCATCCCCGCGGTGGGGAAGGTCTTCATCGAGCGGTTCGGGGCGACGGCGCCGCTGCCTCCGGAGGAGGACGAAGCCACCGGAGCGCAGGCCGGGGGCACGGGCTCGGCGGCGGCGGCCAGCAAGGTGGTCGAGGGCTCGGTCACGATCATCCTGGGCCGCAAGAAGGTCACGCTCCCCCGCCGGCCTGGCGAGACGTTCCTGGAGAGCGCGCGCCGCGGCGGGCTCACCCCACCGTTCTCCTGCGAGTCCGGCACCTGCGCGACCTGCATGGCCCACGTCGAGGAGGGCGAGGTCTCGATGCGGGTGAACGACGCGCTGACCGACGACGAGGTCGCCGAGGGCTACGTGCTCACCTGCCAGGGCCTGCCCGAGTCGGACAAGGTCGTCGTCAAGTACGAATAG
- a CDS encoding CaiB/BaiF CoA transferase family protein, translated as MSARPLEGIRVLEVAMYGFVPSGGAVLGEWGAQVIKIEHAVTGDPQRGLTQIGKMKVDPAGPNPNIWHSNRGKRSVGLDIANPLGREVLLELAKQADVYLTNHLPKVREKLRVDVDDIRAVNPKIIYARGSALGPRGAESTKGGFDMTAFWARGSSAASLTPPGTNGVVNPPGPAYGDTISGTNLAGGIAAALFRRERTGEPSIVDVSLLGSGVWSMGHGIALSKYTNMAFEGIVPGEHGAPTNPLSGLYKTSDGRYISLVMLQPGRFWADVCRHVDRPELADDPRFATAELIGQNTPEGVKLLREAFATRTLAEWTERLATLSGPWAPVQDSLQVSADPQVRANEYIIDAGEMELVANPVQFDVTAPVAAPAPDFAAQTEEVLLELGYDWDRIIELKEAGAVT; from the coding sequence ATGAGCGCCCGGCCCCTGGAGGGCATCCGCGTCCTCGAGGTCGCCATGTACGGCTTCGTGCCGTCGGGTGGGGCGGTCCTCGGCGAGTGGGGCGCTCAGGTCATCAAGATCGAGCACGCCGTGACCGGCGACCCGCAGCGAGGGCTTACCCAGATCGGCAAGATGAAGGTCGACCCCGCCGGGCCGAACCCGAACATCTGGCACAGCAACCGGGGCAAGCGCAGCGTCGGCCTGGACATCGCCAACCCGCTCGGCAGGGAGGTCCTGCTGGAGCTGGCGAAGCAGGCCGACGTGTACCTGACGAACCACCTGCCGAAGGTGCGCGAGAAGCTGCGGGTGGACGTCGACGACATCCGCGCCGTCAACCCGAAGATCATCTATGCGCGCGGCAGCGCGCTCGGCCCGCGCGGCGCGGAGTCCACGAAGGGCGGGTTCGACATGACCGCCTTCTGGGCACGCGGCTCGTCCGCCGCGAGCCTGACGCCGCCCGGCACGAACGGCGTCGTCAACCCGCCGGGGCCGGCATACGGCGACACGATCTCCGGCACGAACCTCGCCGGCGGCATCGCCGCGGCGCTGTTCCGCCGGGAGCGGACCGGCGAGCCCTCCATCGTCGACGTCTCGCTGCTGGGCAGCGGGGTCTGGTCGATGGGCCACGGGATCGCGCTGTCGAAGTACACCAACATGGCCTTCGAGGGCATCGTGCCCGGCGAGCACGGGGCGCCGACCAACCCGCTCTCCGGGCTGTACAAGACCAGCGACGGCCGGTACATCTCGCTGGTCATGCTGCAGCCGGGCCGGTTCTGGGCGGACGTGTGCCGCCACGTCGACCGGCCGGAGCTGGCCGACGACCCCCGGTTCGCCACCGCCGAGCTGATCGGCCAGAACACCCCCGAGGGCGTCAAGCTGCTGCGGGAGGCGTTCGCGACCAGGACCCTGGCGGAGTGGACCGAGCGGCTGGCCACCCTGTCCGGGCCCTGGGCCCCGGTGCAGGACTCGCTGCAGGTCAGCGCCGACCCGCAGGTCAGGGCCAACGAGTACATCATCGACGCCGGGGAGATGGAGCTCGTCGCCAACCCGGTCCAGTTCGACGTCACCGCGCCCGTCGCGGCCCCGGCGCCGGACTTCGCCGCCCAGACCGAGGAGGTCCTCCTCGAGCTCGGCTACGACTGGGACCGCATCATCGAGCTCAAGGAAGCCGGCGCCGTCACCTGA
- a CDS encoding CaiB/BaiF CoA transferase family protein, with product MTFGQGPLAGIRILEAGHILAGPYASMVLSDLGAEVTKIEPPTGDMSRQVGDAYFASLNRGKRSVVADLTTREGQDRLHELAAGAHALIVNQRPSAIRKLGLTYEALRPYNEKLVCVAITGYGLRADDDPAFDYIIQAATGVAALTGEPDGPPTLPGYTAADNSAGLTAALGLLAQIISGRGGQVEVSLRDVMLSQLNYKVSAYLNEGAEPVRHPFGAHSYYVPAQLFPTADGFVAMFLTHDRSWRTFVAEAGIPEQEVAAFPTMADRAAHREEVLAVVIRALAADTARGWEARLRPQGIPIAAVRSLPEALAEAPETVVDAGGGFRLIGSPIRIAGYEPVYGPPPALGEHGAA from the coding sequence ATGACCTTCGGCCAGGGGCCGCTGGCGGGAATCAGGATTCTCGAGGCCGGCCACATACTGGCCGGCCCGTACGCCTCGATGGTGCTGTCGGACCTCGGCGCCGAGGTCACCAAGATCGAGCCGCCGACGGGCGACATGTCGCGGCAGGTCGGCGACGCCTACTTCGCCAGCCTCAACCGCGGCAAGCGCAGCGTCGTCGCCGACCTGACCACCCGGGAAGGGCAGGACCGGCTGCACGAGCTGGCCGCGGGCGCGCACGCGCTGATCGTCAACCAGCGGCCGTCCGCGATCCGCAAGCTCGGGCTGACCTATGAGGCGCTCCGGCCGTACAACGAGAAGCTCGTCTGCGTCGCGATCACCGGCTACGGCCTGCGGGCCGACGACGACCCGGCGTTCGACTACATCATCCAGGCGGCCACCGGCGTCGCGGCGCTCACCGGCGAACCGGACGGCCCGCCGACGCTGCCCGGCTACACGGCGGCGGACAACTCCGCCGGCCTGACCGCCGCGCTGGGCCTGCTCGCGCAGATCATCTCCGGCCGGGGCGGGCAGGTCGAGGTGTCGCTGCGCGACGTCATGCTCTCCCAGCTCAACTACAAGGTGTCGGCGTACCTGAACGAGGGCGCGGAGCCGGTGCGCCACCCGTTCGGCGCGCACTCGTACTACGTGCCGGCACAGCTGTTCCCGACCGCGGACGGCTTCGTCGCCATGTTCCTGACGCACGACCGCTCCTGGCGGACGTTCGTGGCGGAGGCCGGCATACCCGAACAGGAGGTCGCGGCCTTCCCGACGATGGCCGACCGGGCCGCGCACCGCGAGGAGGTGCTGGCGGTCGTCATCAGAGCGCTGGCGGCCGACACCGCGCGCGGCTGGGAGGCGCGGCTGCGGCCCCAGGGCATCCCGATCGCGGCGGTGCGTTCCCTGCCCGAGGCGCTGGCCGAGGCCCCCGAAACCGTCGTCGACGCGGGCGGCGGCTTCCGTCTGATCGGCAGCCCCATCCGCATCGCCGGCTACGAGCCGGTCTACGGCCCGCCCCCCGCTCTCGGTGAACACGGTGCGGCATAG
- a CDS encoding class I adenylate-forming enzyme family protein: MVVLVFEEQAYSQAQLDALTGGLAHRLAAGGVRAGDRVALMSSTRPEFIIAVRAIWRLGASVVLLSPAWKRGDVEHALAVSKPAHAVGDHPVLAELMPMLHLDEPVELTQPAKPVAAAADDAAAPGEAAAPAPGSDPGPDPGADALFVFSSGTTGLPKAVRHTHGSFAAAVGHWRDVLGMTAADRIQVATPPSHILGILNIVTALETGTWMRLHRRFDLDALLRSIQDDRITIEMAVAPIALAMASHPDLESFDLSSLRFIMWGATPVTASVAETVTRRAGVRWLPAYGASELPVLACNPLEGARLDSVGKAAPGVALRVVDLETGKPAGPGETGEIQARSPSLMAGYLPQEANADAFDDGWYRTGDVGTIDADGWVRLTDRRKEMIKVRGFQVAPAEVEAVLYGHPAVADCAVFGVPDAAAGEAIVAAVTRVAPAPAPAPASTSTPATTAPVSSAAGQAADVGPATSDDTLAAELLTLVGTRLASYKRPRQVVFVPEIPRLPSGKVLRRVLRDAALAPESLTSESLRSAG; the protein is encoded by the coding sequence ATGGTGGTCCTCGTCTTCGAGGAGCAGGCATACAGTCAGGCCCAGCTGGACGCTCTGACCGGCGGGTTGGCCCACCGGCTCGCTGCTGGTGGGGTCCGTGCCGGTGACCGCGTGGCGCTGATGTCGTCGACCCGTCCTGAATTCATCATCGCCGTCCGGGCCATCTGGCGCCTGGGTGCTTCCGTCGTGCTGCTCAGCCCCGCGTGGAAGCGCGGTGACGTCGAGCATGCCCTGGCCGTCAGCAAGCCGGCACACGCCGTCGGCGACCACCCGGTGCTCGCCGAGCTGATGCCGATGCTGCACCTGGACGAGCCCGTCGAGCTTACCCAGCCCGCCAAGCCCGTCGCCGCCGCCGCCGACGACGCGGCCGCTCCCGGCGAGGCAGCGGCTCCCGCTCCCGGCTCCGACCCTGGCCCAGACCCCGGCGCGGACGCGCTGTTCGTGTTCAGCTCAGGCACGACCGGGCTTCCGAAAGCCGTGCGGCACACCCACGGCTCGTTCGCCGCCGCCGTCGGCCACTGGCGCGACGTGCTCGGGATGACGGCGGCGGACCGTATCCAGGTCGCGACCCCGCCGTCGCACATCCTTGGCATCCTCAACATCGTCACCGCGCTCGAGACCGGCACCTGGATGCGGCTGCACCGCCGCTTCGACCTGGACGCGCTGCTGCGCTCGATCCAGGATGACCGGATCACCATCGAGATGGCGGTCGCCCCGATCGCGCTCGCGATGGCCTCGCACCCGGACCTGGAGTCGTTCGACCTCTCGTCGCTGCGCTTCATCATGTGGGGCGCGACCCCCGTCACGGCCAGCGTCGCCGAGACCGTCACCCGCCGAGCCGGGGTCCGGTGGCTGCCCGCCTACGGCGCGAGCGAGCTGCCCGTCCTCGCCTGCAACCCGCTCGAGGGCGCCCGGCTGGACAGCGTCGGGAAGGCCGCGCCGGGAGTGGCGCTGCGCGTCGTCGACCTGGAGACCGGCAAGCCGGCCGGCCCGGGGGAGACCGGCGAGATCCAGGCCCGATCGCCGTCGCTGATGGCCGGCTACCTGCCCCAGGAGGCGAACGCGGACGCCTTCGACGATGGCTGGTACCGCACCGGCGACGTCGGCACCATCGACGCCGACGGCTGGGTGCGGCTCACCGACCGGCGCAAGGAAATGATCAAAGTGCGCGGCTTCCAGGTCGCGCCCGCCGAGGTCGAGGCGGTGCTGTACGGCCACCCGGCCGTCGCCGACTGCGCGGTGTTCGGCGTGCCGGACGCGGCGGCCGGCGAGGCGATCGTCGCCGCCGTCACCCGCGTGGCCCCGGCCCCCGCCCCCGCGCCTGCCTCCACCTCCACTCCCGCCACTACCGCCCCGGTCTCGTCCGCCGCCGGCCAGGCGGCGGATGTGGGGCCCGCCACGTCGGACGACACGTTGGCCGCCGAACTGCTCACCCTGGTCGGTACGCGGCTCGCGTCCTACAAGCGGCCGCGCCAGGTGGTGTTCGTCCCCGAGATCCCGCGGCTGCCGTCCGGGAAGGTGCTGCGCCGCGTCTTACGCGACGCAGCTCTCGCCCCGGAGTCCCTCACGTCAGAGTCCCTTCGGAGTGCCGGATGA
- a CDS encoding FadD3 family acyl-CoA ligase produces MPWDTIPRMVASTAERFGDAEALVDGDLRLTYVELVERVRRAAGAFAALGVGKGDRVAIWAPNSAEWAIAAFGLLTAGGVLVPVNTRYKAAEAADIIVRSGAKAVLTQPGFLGIDYEVPDGVTNLDLKSDFLASGSPFEREVDGGDIADIIFTSGTTGRPKGVTMNHRQTLRLYSEWCYQADLREGDRYLIVNPFFHTFGYKAGLVASLIRGATILPLAVFDVDKVGELVEREKITMLPGAPTIYHSLLEAGGKHDLSSLRCAVTGSADIPVELIRRMKAELPFQHIMTGYGLTEAGTATASRPGDSFESIATTVGAPCDGIEVAVAGDGEVLIRGYSVMQGYFDDPLATAETVDADGWLHTGDLGSLDERGYLKIVGRKKDMFIVGGFNAYPAEIEGYLLEHPAVAQAAVIGVPDARLGEVCKAFIVRRAGAEVTAEEVMSWSKERMAGFKAPRFVEFLDALPLNATGKVMKDQLR; encoded by the coding sequence CTGCCGTGGGACACCATCCCGCGGATGGTGGCGAGTACCGCGGAGCGGTTCGGCGACGCCGAGGCGCTCGTCGACGGTGACCTGCGCCTGACCTACGTCGAGCTGGTCGAGCGGGTCCGCCGGGCCGCCGGCGCGTTCGCCGCGCTGGGCGTCGGCAAGGGCGACCGGGTGGCTATCTGGGCGCCGAACTCGGCCGAGTGGGCGATCGCGGCCTTCGGGCTGCTGACCGCCGGCGGTGTCCTGGTTCCCGTCAACACCCGCTACAAGGCGGCCGAGGCCGCCGACATCATCGTGCGCAGCGGGGCCAAGGCGGTGCTCACCCAGCCCGGCTTCCTCGGTATCGACTACGAGGTCCCGGACGGGGTCACGAACCTCGACCTGAAGTCGGACTTCCTCGCGAGCGGCTCGCCGTTCGAGCGGGAGGTCGACGGCGGCGACATCGCCGACATCATCTTCACGTCCGGCACGACCGGGCGCCCCAAGGGCGTGACGATGAACCACCGGCAGACGCTGCGGCTGTATTCCGAGTGGTGCTACCAGGCGGATCTGCGCGAGGGTGACCGGTACCTGATCGTCAACCCGTTCTTCCACACGTTCGGCTACAAGGCAGGGCTTGTCGCGTCACTCATTCGTGGCGCGACGATCCTGCCGCTCGCCGTCTTCGATGTGGACAAGGTCGGCGAGCTGGTCGAGCGGGAGAAGATCACGATGCTCCCCGGCGCGCCGACCATCTACCACTCGCTGCTCGAGGCCGGCGGCAAGCACGACCTGTCATCCCTGCGCTGCGCGGTCACCGGCTCGGCCGACATCCCGGTGGAGCTCATCCGCCGGATGAAGGCCGAGCTGCCGTTCCAGCACATCATGACCGGCTACGGCCTCACCGAGGCCGGCACCGCGACGGCGTCGCGTCCCGGCGACTCGTTCGAGTCGATCGCGACGACCGTCGGCGCGCCCTGCGACGGGATCGAGGTCGCGGTCGCCGGTGACGGCGAGGTGCTCATCCGCGGCTACAGCGTCATGCAGGGCTACTTCGACGACCCGTTGGCCACCGCCGAGACCGTCGATGCCGACGGCTGGCTGCACACCGGCGACCTCGGCTCGCTCGACGAGCGTGGCTACCTGAAGATCGTCGGCCGCAAGAAGGACATGTTCATCGTCGGCGGTTTCAACGCCTATCCCGCCGAGATCGAGGGATACCTTCTGGAGCACCCGGCCGTGGCTCAGGCCGCCGTCATCGGCGTGCCCGACGCGCGCCTCGGCGAGGTGTGCAAGGCGTTCATCGTCCGGCGCGCGGGCGCCGAGGTGACCGCCGAGGAGGTCATGTCCTGGTCCAAGGAGCGGATGGCCGGGTTCAAGGCGCCGCGTTTCGTCGAGTTCCTCGACGCCCTTCCGCTGAACGCGACGGGCAAGGTCATGAAGGACCAGCTGCGTTGA
- a CDS encoding amidohydrolase family protein encodes MSTRSPYPVFDADNHMYETKDAFTKFLPKEFEGAIRYVEIDGRTKIAIRGRISEYIPNPTFDVVARPGAQEDYFRIGNPEGKSYREIIGKPMRAIPAFREPESRLALMDEQGLDRTLMFPTLASLLEERMRDDPELTHAVVHALNEWMHETWTFNYQNRIYSTPVITLPIVEKAIEELEWVVARGARVILVRPAPVPGHAGSRSFGLPEFDPFWAKVVEHGVLVGMHSSDSGYVRYQSDWDANKREYLPFKPDVFKMVSMWRPIEDSVAALICHGALSRFPELKIAVIENGASWVAPLQKSLKDAYKKYPQGFDEHPIDVMRRNINISPFWEESYADLGELLGIERILFGSDYPHPEGLGDPVTHVSELGDLSEDDKFKVMGGNLAKLIDG; translated from the coding sequence ATGTCGACGCGCTCGCCGTATCCGGTCTTCGACGCGGACAACCACATGTACGAGACCAAGGACGCCTTCACCAAGTTCCTGCCGAAGGAGTTCGAGGGCGCGATCCGGTACGTCGAGATCGACGGTCGCACCAAGATCGCGATCCGGGGCCGGATCAGCGAGTACATCCCGAACCCCACGTTCGACGTGGTCGCCAGGCCCGGCGCCCAGGAGGACTACTTCCGGATCGGCAACCCGGAGGGCAAGTCCTACCGCGAGATCATCGGCAAGCCGATGCGCGCCATCCCGGCGTTCCGGGAGCCCGAGTCGCGCCTGGCCCTCATGGACGAGCAGGGCCTCGACCGGACGCTGATGTTCCCGACGCTCGCCAGCCTGCTCGAGGAGCGGATGCGCGACGACCCGGAGCTCACGCACGCCGTCGTCCACGCCCTCAACGAGTGGATGCACGAGACCTGGACGTTCAACTACCAGAACCGGATCTACTCCACCCCGGTCATCACGCTGCCGATCGTCGAGAAGGCGATCGAGGAGCTGGAGTGGGTCGTCGCCCGTGGCGCCCGCGTCATCCTGGTCCGGCCCGCGCCGGTGCCCGGCCACGCCGGCTCCCGCTCGTTCGGCCTGCCGGAGTTCGACCCGTTCTGGGCCAAGGTCGTCGAGCACGGAGTGCTGGTCGGCATGCACTCGTCCGACAGCGGCTACGTCCGCTACCAGAGCGACTGGGACGCCAACAAGCGCGAGTACCTGCCGTTCAAGCCCGACGTCTTCAAGATGGTCAGCATGTGGCGCCCGATCGAGGACTCGGTGGCCGCGCTGATCTGCCACGGCGCGCTGTCCCGGTTCCCGGAGCTGAAGATCGCCGTCATCGAGAACGGCGCCTCCTGGGTCGCCCCGCTGCAGAAGTCGCTCAAGGACGCCTACAAGAAGTACCCGCAGGGCTTCGACGAGCACCCGATCGACGTCATGCGCCGCAACATCAACATCTCTCCCTTCTGGGAGGAGAGCTACGCGGACCTCGGCGAGCTGCTCGGCATCGAGCGGATCCTGTTCGGCTCGGACTACCCGCACCCCGAGGGCCTTGGCGACCCGGTGACCCATGTCAGCGAGCTGGGAGACCTCAGCGAGGATGACAAGTTCAAGGTCATGGGCGGCAACCTCGCCAAGCTGATCGACGGCTGA
- a CDS encoding AMP-binding protein: MRTIPPELVKRYEAEGWWTRETLGDLLAAGLEAAPDAQFRVHSAVRPYEGTLRDVERLARRLAAGLRARGVGPGDVVAVQLPNWVEAAATFWASTFLGAVVVPIVHFYGRKELGYILRTARPKVFVTAQRFGRMELHEDLCAEVPIVGVVDRDSDRRGETVNFDDLLADEPLEGVLPVDPASPAVIAFTSGTTRDPKGVVHSHQTLVFETRQLAGLLAPDRGAQLTGAPVGHFIGMLNALLIPVLDGMPINLLDVWDPARVLELLADGLTVGGGATYFMTSIVDHPDFDLARHHEGIRYAGLGGSSVPAAVTTRLTDLGVTVFRSYGSTEHPSITGSRYSAALEKRIFTDGDPMTGVEIQLAEDGEILSRGPDLCLGYLDDELTAKAFDDEGWYHTGDVGVLDEDGYLTIVDRLADFIIRGGENISALEVEEALLTMPAVAEAAVVAAPDPRLGEHAVAVLRLAPGHEVPTLGDTRTHLERVGLARQKWPEEIRVVDDFPRTASGKVQKVVLRRDIAAGQAGE; encoded by the coding sequence ATGCGAACCATCCCCCCTGAGCTGGTGAAACGCTACGAGGCCGAGGGGTGGTGGACCCGGGAGACGCTCGGCGACCTGTTGGCCGCCGGCCTCGAGGCCGCGCCCGACGCGCAGTTCCGGGTCCACTCGGCCGTGCGGCCGTACGAGGGGACGCTTCGCGACGTCGAACGGCTCGCCCGCCGGCTCGCCGCGGGACTGCGGGCACGCGGGGTGGGCCCGGGCGACGTGGTCGCCGTCCAGCTTCCCAACTGGGTGGAGGCGGCGGCGACCTTCTGGGCGTCGACGTTCCTCGGCGCGGTCGTCGTGCCGATCGTGCACTTCTACGGGCGCAAGGAGCTCGGCTACATCCTGCGCACGGCGCGGCCCAAGGTGTTCGTGACCGCGCAGCGGTTCGGCCGGATGGAGCTGCACGAGGACCTGTGCGCCGAGGTGCCGATCGTCGGCGTCGTCGACCGGGACTCGGACCGGCGCGGCGAGACAGTGAACTTCGACGACCTGCTCGCCGACGAGCCGCTGGAGGGCGTGCTCCCGGTCGACCCGGCCTCACCCGCCGTGATCGCGTTCACCTCGGGCACCACCCGCGACCCGAAGGGCGTGGTGCACAGCCACCAGACGCTGGTCTTCGAGACCCGCCAGCTGGCCGGGCTGCTGGCGCCAGACCGGGGTGCCCAGCTCACCGGCGCGCCGGTCGGACACTTCATCGGGATGCTCAACGCGCTGCTGATCCCGGTGCTGGACGGAATGCCGATCAACCTGCTGGACGTCTGGGACCCGGCGAGGGTGCTGGAGCTGCTCGCCGACGGTCTCACCGTCGGCGGCGGCGCGACCTACTTCATGACCAGCATCGTCGACCACCCCGACTTCGACCTCGCCAGGCACCACGAGGGGATCCGCTACGCGGGCCTCGGCGGTTCCTCGGTGCCGGCGGCGGTGACCACCCGGCTCACCGACCTGGGCGTCACCGTCTTCCGGTCGTACGGCAGCACGGAGCATCCGTCGATCACCGGCTCGCGCTACTCCGCCGCGCTCGAGAAGAGGATCTTCACCGATGGCGACCCGATGACGGGCGTCGAGATCCAGCTCGCCGAGGACGGCGAGATCCTCAGCCGCGGCCCGGACCTGTGCCTGGGCTACCTCGACGACGAGCTGACGGCGAAGGCGTTCGACGACGAGGGCTGGTACCACACCGGAGACGTCGGCGTGCTGGACGAGGACGGCTACCTCACGATCGTCGACCGCTTGGCCGACTTCATCATCCGCGGCGGGGAGAACATCAGCGCCCTGGAGGTGGAGGAGGCACTGCTGACGATGCCGGCCGTCGCCGAGGCCGCGGTCGTGGCCGCCCCGGACCCGCGTCTCGGCGAGCACGCCGTGGCGGTGCTGCGGCTCGCGCCGGGGCACGAGGTGCCGACGTTGGGGGACACGCGGACGCACCTGGAGCGGGTGGGGCTGGCCAGGCAGAAGTGGCCGGAGGAGATCCGCGTGGTCGACGACTTCCCGCGCACGGCCAGTGGCAAGGTCCAGAAGGTGGTCCTGCGGCGGGACATTGCGGCCGGACAGGCCGGAGAATAG
- a CDS encoding LLM class F420-dependent oxidoreductase: protein MARFGVMIGPERGDSARKVARMLDDVRWAEGAGMDTAWIPQVPTDFDALITVALMGTVTERIELGTAVVPLQPQHPIALARSAMSAHAATNGRLALGVGPSHHWIVKDMLGLPYDKPAAFTRDYLEVLNAALAGTGGADVENDTFTVHNPLGLTPVAPLPVLVAALGPVMLRIAGEKADGTVLWLADERAIGEHIAPRITKAAEEAGRPAPRIVAGIPMCLCQPDQVDEAKARANRILGEAEVSPNYQRLLDQGDATGVGDLAAVGDEEMIAARIRQFLDAGVTDLSARLLPIGDNRDELVASKRRTREVYAQIAADLRD from the coding sequence ATGGCGCGGTTCGGCGTGATGATCGGGCCCGAGCGCGGGGACTCCGCGCGCAAGGTCGCGCGGATGCTCGACGACGTGCGCTGGGCCGAGGGCGCCGGGATGGACACCGCCTGGATTCCCCAGGTCCCGACGGACTTCGACGCGCTGATCACCGTCGCGCTCATGGGCACGGTGACCGAGCGCATCGAGTTGGGGACCGCGGTGGTCCCGCTGCAGCCGCAGCACCCGATCGCGCTGGCGCGGTCCGCGATGTCGGCGCACGCCGCGACGAACGGCCGGCTGGCGCTCGGCGTCGGGCCGTCGCACCACTGGATCGTCAAGGACATGCTCGGCCTGCCCTACGACAAGCCGGCCGCGTTCACCCGCGACTACCTCGAGGTGCTGAACGCCGCCCTGGCGGGCACCGGGGGCGCCGACGTCGAGAACGACACCTTCACGGTGCACAACCCGCTCGGCCTCACCCCGGTCGCGCCGCTGCCGGTGCTGGTCGCCGCCCTCGGCCCGGTGATGCTGCGCATCGCCGGCGAGAAGGCGGACGGCACCGTGCTGTGGCTGGCCGACGAGCGCGCCATCGGCGAGCACATCGCGCCGCGGATCACCAAGGCAGCCGAGGAGGCCGGGCGGCCGGCGCCTCGGATCGTCGCGGGCATTCCGATGTGCCTGTGCCAGCCGGACCAGGTCGACGAGGCCAAGGCGCGCGCCAACCGGATCCTCGGCGAGGCCGAGGTCTCCCCGAACTACCAGCGGCTGCTCGACCAGGGCGACGCCACCGGCGTCGGCGACCTCGCGGCTGTCGGTGACGAGGAGATGATCGCCGCCAGGATCAGGCAGTTCCTCGACGCCGGCGTCACCGACCTCTCGGCGCGCCTCCTGCCGATCGGCGACAACCGCGACGAGCTGGTGGCCTCCAAGCGCCGCACCCGCGAGGTCTACGCCCAGATCGCCGCCGACCTTCGAGATTGA